From one Candidatus Palauibacter polyketidifaciens genomic stretch:
- a CDS encoding TM2 domain-containing protein: MDRRMAEYEAKKQTPLVAYILLVVFGVVGAHNFYLGRRGQALAQRVARGRNPNRKSSNYIQGCTICVSCLSSGPCWTEPLERENRGWMAGLPRPLRLFAEGS; encoded by the coding sequence ATGGATCGTCGGATGGCGGAGTACGAAGCGAAGAAGCAGACGCCGCTCGTGGCGTACATCCTCCTCGTGGTGTTCGGGGTGGTGGGTGCCCACAACTTCTATCTCGGACGACGCGGACAGGCGCTGGCCCAGCGGGTCGCCAGAGGCCGGAATCCCAACAGGAAATCTTCTAACTACATACAGGGCTGCACGATCTGCGTTTCCTGCCTTAGTTCTGGACCTTGCTGGACCGAGCCGCTAGAGCGGGAAAACCGGGGTTGGATGGCGGGACTTCCGCGCCCGCTCCGCCTCTTCGCCGAAGGTTCCTGA
- a CDS encoding amidohydrolase family protein, giving the protein MKRILAIRLGTLIAVAAALVSTGVGAAAQSYDLVLSGGRVMDPESGLDAVRHVGIRDGTIAAISESPLDGETVVDVSGLVVAPGFIDLHAHGQNRYSSRLQARDGVTTALELESGTGDVEEWYARREGQAVIHYGATASHGAARRLALGGQEEAVRLAAGLEQVVVMENRLREELGRGALGIGYGIQYTPGARREEIHRMFQLAAEEGVTNFVHIRYAGMVEPGSSIEAVHEMIANAATTGAGVHIVHIGSSGLGQVPTLLSMIEGAQERGLDVTTEVYPYTAASTDIRAAIFDPGWRERFGSDYSDIEWDATGERLTEETFDERRETGGRIIAHIIPQEMFELALAHPLVMVASDGVPFLDGNGHPRGAGTFARVLGRYVREEGLLTLMDAIRKMTLMPAQRLEGYVPQMADKGRIRVGADADIAVFDPDTVIDNATFEAPTQPSGGIEHVIVSGTFVVRDAELIEDALPGQAIRRD; this is encoded by the coding sequence ATGAAACGGATCCTCGCCATCAGACTCGGAACGCTGATCGCCGTTGCCGCCGCGCTGGTCTCGACAGGCGTCGGGGCGGCGGCCCAGAGCTACGACCTCGTGCTCTCCGGCGGTCGCGTGATGGACCCCGAATCCGGTCTCGACGCGGTGCGCCACGTCGGGATCCGCGACGGGACGATCGCCGCGATTTCCGAGTCTCCGCTGGACGGCGAGACGGTGGTCGACGTGTCCGGTCTCGTCGTGGCGCCGGGGTTCATCGACCTCCACGCCCACGGCCAGAATCGCTACTCGAGCCGGCTTCAGGCACGGGACGGGGTCACGACCGCGCTCGAGCTGGAGAGCGGCACCGGAGATGTCGAGGAGTGGTACGCGCGACGCGAGGGACAGGCAGTCATCCACTACGGCGCTACGGCCTCGCATGGGGCGGCCCGCCGACTCGCCCTCGGCGGGCAGGAGGAAGCGGTCCGGCTGGCGGCCGGTCTCGAGCAGGTCGTGGTGATGGAGAACCGGCTGCGCGAAGAACTGGGACGCGGCGCGCTCGGGATCGGCTACGGCATCCAGTACACGCCCGGGGCCCGGCGCGAGGAGATCCACCGGATGTTCCAGCTCGCGGCGGAAGAAGGCGTGACGAACTTTGTCCACATCCGCTACGCCGGGATGGTCGAGCCGGGAAGCTCGATCGAGGCCGTACACGAGATGATCGCGAACGCGGCGACGACCGGCGCGGGCGTGCACATCGTCCACATCGGATCGAGCGGCCTCGGGCAGGTGCCGACGCTCCTGAGCATGATCGAGGGAGCGCAGGAGCGGGGATTGGACGTGACGACGGAGGTCTATCCCTACACGGCCGCCTCCACCGACATCCGGGCCGCGATCTTCGACCCCGGCTGGCGCGAGCGGTTCGGGTCCGATTACAGCGACATCGAATGGGATGCGACCGGCGAGCGCCTCACGGAGGAGACGTTCGACGAGCGGCGCGAGACGGGCGGCCGGATCATCGCGCACATCATCCCGCAGGAGATGTTCGAACTCGCGCTCGCCCACCCCCTCGTGATGGTGGCGAGCGACGGCGTCCCGTTCCTGGATGGCAACGGCCACCCGCGCGGGGCCGGCACCTTCGCTCGCGTTCTCGGCCGCTACGTGCGCGAGGAAGGCCTCCTCACGCTCATGGATGCGATCCGGAAGATGACCCTGATGCCGGCGCAGAGGCTCGAGGGTTACGTGCCGCAGATGGCGGACAAGGGCCGGATCCGGGTCGGGGCGGACGCGGACATCGCGGTCTTCGACCCCGACACGGTCATCGACAACGCGACCTTCGAGGCGCC
- a CDS encoding DUF819 family protein has protein sequence MTAQTLYIVAALCLVIAGTEWLVRRTFLRHGGTALMVIIFTAIIANFGLLPTSSTEAEPVPAYDAIFRTVAPLAIVWLLLKVNLRDILRAGLPIITLFLIGSLGTVAGVVAGMALVDGPERIGPLFGPLGGMFTGTYTGGSVNFNAVALRYDVMREGVLFGGASAVDSIMTTVWMAATIAIPRWLRPHWPKSGWSWGGLADAVPGADNRAPDLGIDEDTERIHPVDLALVLAIGFGTLWTSQRLEAWTAAMGFPIPDILILTVIALVLAQFRAITDLSGSRTLGLFSVYLFLCVIGAHCDVRALADIGPLGLALLVFAFTIIVVHGFVTFGAARLLRLDVDIAAVASQANVGGGTSALALARSLGRGDLVLPAVLIGSLGNAVGTFLGLWVARMLPGLLG, from the coding sequence GTGACCGCGCAGACGCTCTATATCGTCGCCGCGTTGTGCCTCGTCATCGCGGGGACGGAGTGGCTCGTGCGCCGGACCTTCCTGCGGCACGGCGGCACCGCGCTGATGGTCATCATCTTCACCGCGATCATCGCGAACTTCGGCCTGCTTCCGACCTCCTCGACCGAGGCGGAGCCGGTCCCGGCCTACGACGCGATCTTCCGCACGGTCGCCCCGCTCGCGATCGTGTGGCTCCTCCTGAAGGTCAACCTGCGCGACATCCTCCGCGCCGGGCTGCCGATCATCACGCTCTTTCTCATCGGGTCGCTGGGGACCGTGGCCGGCGTGGTCGCGGGCATGGCCCTCGTGGACGGGCCGGAGCGGATCGGTCCCCTGTTCGGGCCGCTGGGCGGAATGTTCACGGGCACCTACACGGGCGGCAGCGTGAACTTCAACGCGGTGGCGCTCAGGTACGACGTCATGCGCGAAGGGGTGCTGTTCGGCGGGGCCTCGGCCGTGGACTCGATCATGACGACCGTGTGGATGGCAGCGACGATCGCGATCCCCCGCTGGCTGCGGCCGCACTGGCCGAAGTCCGGCTGGAGTTGGGGTGGGCTCGCCGACGCGGTGCCGGGTGCCGACAACCGGGCTCCGGACCTCGGAATCGACGAGGACACCGAGCGCATACACCCGGTCGATCTCGCCCTCGTCCTCGCGATCGGTTTCGGAACGCTGTGGACTTCACAGCGGCTGGAGGCATGGACCGCCGCCATGGGGTTCCCGATTCCGGACATCCTGATCCTCACCGTGATCGCCCTCGTCCTCGCCCAGTTCCGGGCCATCACGGACCTGTCGGGGAGCCGGACGCTCGGCCTGTTCTCCGTCTACCTCTTCCTGTGCGTGATCGGGGCCCACTGCGACGTGCGGGCGCTGGCCGACATCGGCCCGCTCGGTCTCGCGCTCCTCGTCTTCGCCTTCACGATCATCGTCGTGCACGGATTCGTGACCTTCGGCGCGGCCCGCCTCCTCCGGCTCGACGTGGATATCGCGGCCGTGGCCTCGCAGGCGAACGTCGGCGGCGGCACCTCCGCACTCGCGCTGGCGCGCAGCCTCGGGCGCGGTGATCTGGTGCTTCCCGCCGTCCTGATCGGGTCGCTGGGCAACGCCGTGGGCACCTTCCTCGGACTTTGGGTCGCGCGCATGCTTCCGGGGCTGCTCGGATGA
- the proC gene encoding pyrroline-5-carboxylate reductase: MRHSKSSASVAILGAGNIGRAIAEGLVAAGSHAPGEVHVTRRHTQRVADLAKRGFPVSSDNPGAVAACDTVIVAVQPQALDAVLMEIAPHVDAGRHLLVSVVSGASIAAIRRHVGPDVAIVRAMPNTAVALRESMTCLAAEPAHAGALDRVAELFRAVGATLVVEEEHMVPATALCACGVAFFLRAVRAACQGGIEIGFHPEEALRMAAQTALGAAALVRDQGRHPEREIDSVTTPRGCTIAGLNEMEHRGFSSAFIKGITTSAVKAESLYAGD, encoded by the coding sequence ATGCGCCACTCGAAATCTTCCGCCAGCGTCGCCATCCTGGGCGCGGGGAATATCGGGCGCGCCATCGCCGAGGGGCTCGTGGCCGCGGGCTCGCACGCTCCCGGCGAGGTCCACGTCACGCGCCGCCACACGCAGCGGGTGGCGGATCTCGCGAAACGGGGGTTCCCGGTGTCGTCCGACAATCCGGGCGCCGTGGCCGCCTGCGACACGGTGATCGTCGCGGTCCAGCCGCAGGCCCTCGACGCGGTGCTGATGGAGATCGCCCCGCACGTGGACGCCGGGCGCCACCTCCTCGTGTCCGTCGTCTCGGGGGCGTCGATCGCGGCGATTCGCCGGCACGTGGGCCCCGACGTGGCGATCGTGCGCGCCATGCCCAACACCGCGGTCGCGCTGCGCGAGTCGATGACGTGTCTCGCGGCGGAACCCGCCCACGCCGGGGCCCTCGACCGGGTGGCGGAGTTGTTCCGTGCGGTCGGCGCCACGCTCGTCGTGGAGGAGGAGCACATGGTGCCCGCCACGGCCCTCTGCGCCTGTGGCGTGGCGTTCTTCCTGCGGGCGGTGCGGGCCGCCTGCCAGGGCGGCATCGAGATCGGCTTCCACCCCGAAGAGGCGCTCCGCATGGCAGCCCAGACCGCGCTCGGCGCCGCGGCCCTCGTCCGGGACCAGGGCCGTCACCCCGAACGCGAGATCGACAGCGTGACGACGCCGCGCGGCTGCACGATCGCCGGCCTCAACGAGATGGAACACCGCGGGTTCTCCTCCGCCTTCATCAAGGGCATCACGACCTCCGCGGTGAAGGCGGAGTCGCTCTATGCCGGCGACTGA